Part of the Bernardetia sp. genome, AAATCTTGCGTTAAATGTATGCTCTTAATTTCTCACTTTGCTGTTGTTAGTGTCCCCACCAACAATACAATACATTTCTACTCATCCACTTCCTCTACTTCTGAAATCGGACGAAGGTTTGGCGTAACTCTTTCATCTGGCGACTTATAACGGAACACTTCCACTAAAGGCGTTTTGACAATCTCAATAATTTCATAAGGAACAAGCATAGAAGAATATTCTTTCATCAAGCGATTGTAAGCATCCAACAAATCATTAGCTGCAATCAAGACTTGATTTTTTACTTCACGCTCTTTGCCTTTTGCCTCATCAATGGTTACATAACGCACCTTGCACTTGTAGTAATTATCAACATCTGGATAGGTAAAAACATCTACAAAGTTCATTCTGTTGGCTGCTGCAACTGAAAATTCTCCTCGCATCTGTCTGCCTACTTCTTCGTGCATACGTGCTTCTGCTTCTGTGAGCGTAGTGGCATCAGTAAGGTAGTTATCCTTCATTCTTTTTACTGTGCCGTCTTCTAATTCTTTTGTATAACTGACTTTGCAGAGAAACCAATAATTCATTTTTATATGAGTTTTATATATGAAAATTCTATTCTAAATTTTACCAAAAATACATATTTTTTATAGAAAATGCCAATAGTGTTAGCAGTAGCAAAAATAAATTTTGCTTAACAACTTTTTTACAAACAAATCTTAACAAACTACTGCCTTTTCCCAAAAAAAGCTAAAGACGTGCAACGTTAGTAATAATTGTTTGTCTTTTCATACTATCCAAGCAAATATTTCAATCTAACTACTATTTAATAATTTTCAACCAAAATCATGGGAAATTTAATTACCTCTTTCAAATTATCATTCTTTGTCTTATTCCTTTTTTCTTCTTTTTCTGCCTTGGCTCAAAACGATAGGCATTCCATTATAGGTTCTGCCGAATCGGATAGTGGAGATGCTATTTCATTTGCTGCTGTCGGACTGATGAATGTTGCAGACTCTTCGCTTGCCAAAGCCTCTGTAGCTGATGCAGATGG contains:
- a CDS encoding DUF4494 domain-containing protein, translating into MNYWFLCKVSYTKELEDGTVKRMKDNYLTDATTLTEAEARMHEEVGRQMRGEFSVAAANRMNFVDVFTYPDVDNYYKCKVRYVTIDEAKGKEREVKNQVLIAANDLLDAYNRLMKEYSSMLVPYEIIEIVKTPLVEVFRYKSPDERVTPNLRPISEVEEVDE